One part of the Schistocerca piceifrons isolate TAMUIC-IGC-003096 chromosome 2, iqSchPice1.1, whole genome shotgun sequence genome encodes these proteins:
- the LOC124777054 gene encoding dynactin subunit 3-like — protein sequence MGTGEMSESEMLDVVEARITLLEKQILGKRDVPENYTPVSEAISRTSSHLQSAISGREKITAVMKRLSELEKYLNPSNDMLGAADIDAMYQTILLSEPLLRNNVVLLNQIKELEPVLNSEHTKNVPALSKRLEQLALTNLELKDKADDLCGNFRDYIQEYNSAITEISRALVKFDACLTRLEIEAQPKVIDD from the exons ATGGGGACTG GTGAGATGAGCGAAAGTGAAATGCTGGACGTCGTCGAGGCTCGGATAACACTGTTGGAAAAACAGATTTTGGGAAAGCGAGACGTTCCAGAAAATTACACGCCTGTATCAGAAGCAATTTCACGGACAAGCAGCCACTTGCAGAGTGCTATATCAGGTCGAGAAAAAATTACTGCCGTCATGAAAAGATTGTCAGAACTCGAGAAATATCTTAACCCTAGTAATGATATGTTGGGTGCGGCTGACATCGATGCTATGTATCAAACTATACTACTTTCTGAGCCACTCTTAAGGAATAATGTTGTACTTTTAAATCAGATAAAGGAACTAGAACCAGTGCTAAATAGTGAACATACAAAAAATGTGCCAGCACTGTCTAAGCGACTTGAACAATTAGCTCTTACAAATTTAGAACTTAAAGATAAAGCAGACGATTTATGTGGAAACTTTCGTGATTACATACAAGAGTATAATAGCGCTATTACAGAAATATCGCGTGCACTTGTGAAATTTGATGCATGTCTTACTCGGTTGGAGATTGAAGCTCAGCCTAAGGTCATTGATGACTGA